In Anaerolineae bacterium, a genomic segment contains:
- a CDS encoding [LysW]-aminoadipate kinase, giving the protein MIVVKIGGSEGINLDWIADDIAALVKVGQQMVVVHGGSAETNRIAEALGHPPRFVTSVSGYTSRYTDRRTLEIFEMVYCGKVNKGLVERLQRRGVNAVGLSGLDGRILEGPRKDAIKVIEGGRRMILRDDYTGKVEKVNVHLLRLLLDNGYLPVLSPPAASYDGEAINVDGDRAAAAVAEALGAEQLIILSNVPGLLRHYPDESSLIGYIPRGQVESAMSLAQDRMKKKVMGATEALNAGVRRVVFADGRVEQPIQKALAGQGTVIE; this is encoded by the coding sequence ATGATCGTAGTCAAAATCGGAGGAAGCGAAGGGATCAACCTAGACTGGATCGCCGACGATATCGCCGCGCTGGTGAAGGTAGGCCAGCAGATGGTCGTCGTCCATGGCGGATCGGCGGAGACGAACCGAATAGCGGAGGCGTTAGGACATCCGCCGCGGTTTGTCACCTCGGTTTCTGGGTACACCAGCCGCTACACCGACCGCAGGACGCTGGAAATTTTCGAGATGGTGTACTGCGGCAAGGTCAACAAAGGACTAGTCGAGCGATTACAGCGGCGCGGTGTTAACGCAGTGGGGCTCTCAGGGCTTGACGGGCGCATCCTCGAGGGTCCGCGCAAGGATGCTATCAAGGTAATCGAGGGCGGGCGACGGATGATCCTGCGGGACGATTACACGGGTAAGGTCGAGAAAGTAAACGTACATCTCCTGCGACTGCTATTGGACAACGGTTATCTGCCGGTGCTTTCGCCGCCGGCCGCCTCCTATGATGGCGAAGCTATCAACGTGGATGGGGATCGAGCAGCGGCGGCTGTGGCGGAGGCGCTGGGGGCCGAGCAGCTCATCATCCTCTCCAACGTGCCCGGGCTTTTACGCCACTATCCGGATGAATCCAGCCTGATCGGTTACATCCCGCGCGGGCAGGTGGAGTCGGCGATGAGCTTGGCTCAGGATCGCATGAAGAAGAAGGTGATGGGGGCAACGGAGGCATTGAACGCCGGCGTGCGCCGAGTGGTGTTCGCCGACGGGCGGGTAGAACAGCCGATTCAGAAAGCGCTGGCCGGACAGGGAACCGTGATCGAGTAG
- the argC gene encoding N-acetyl-gamma-glutamyl-phosphate reductase, translating to MIADRLRVAIVGGSGYTGGELLRLLLGHPGTEVQQVTSERNVGRYVHFLHPNLRGRTRLKFVSINELQPCDLLFLCLPHGEAQVRIEAFAQLAPRIVDLSADFRLRDPALYERWYGQPHKAPAWLDRFVYGLPELYRDEIRQASYVSGVGCNATATNLAIWPLFRADLADRKRDVIVEVKVGSSEGGNSPSEASHHPERSGAVRSFAPTGHRHTAEVLQVLARTGPPPRVHLSATAIELVRGVLATAHVFLKDHSLSEKDLWKAYRAAYQDEPFVRIVKEQQGIYRYPEPKILAGSNYADVGFELDAETGRVVALCAIDNLMKGAAGTAVQCMNLMCGFPETMGLEFTGLHP from the coding sequence ATGATCGCCGACCGTCTGCGCGTCGCCATCGTCGGGGGATCGGGCTACACCGGCGGCGAGCTATTGCGACTATTGCTAGGGCATCCAGGTACCGAGGTACAGCAGGTCACGTCCGAGCGAAACGTCGGGCGTTACGTGCACTTTTTGCATCCGAACCTGCGCGGCCGCACTCGTCTCAAGTTCGTCAGTATCAACGAGCTACAACCATGCGACTTGCTATTCCTGTGCCTGCCTCACGGCGAGGCTCAAGTCCGCATCGAGGCATTTGCCCAACTGGCGCCCCGCATTGTGGATCTGAGCGCCGACTTCCGGCTGCGCGACCCCGCGCTCTACGAACGATGGTATGGTCAGCCCCATAAGGCGCCGGCCTGGCTGGATCGCTTTGTCTATGGGCTGCCCGAGCTGTATCGAGACGAGATCCGGCAGGCATCATACGTCTCCGGCGTCGGTTGTAACGCCACCGCCACTAACTTGGCGATCTGGCCGCTATTCCGGGCTGATCTGGCGGATCGCAAACGCGATGTGATCGTCGAGGTCAAAGTCGGATCGTCCGAGGGAGGCAACAGCCCGTCCGAGGCCTCGCACCATCCGGAGCGGAGCGGGGCCGTACGCTCGTTCGCCCCTACCGGCCATCGCCACACTGCCGAAGTGCTGCAAGTGCTAGCAAGGACGGGGCCGCCGCCTCGCGTGCACTTGTCAGCTACGGCCATCGAGCTGGTGCGCGGCGTCCTGGCGACGGCCCACGTCTTCCTCAAAGATCACAGCCTGAGCGAGAAAGACCTATGGAAAGCCTATCGGGCGGCATACCAAGACGAGCCCTTTGTGCGCATCGTCAAAGAGCAGCAGGGCATTTACCGATACCCGGAGCCGAAGATCCTGGCCGGGTCGAATTACGCCGACGTGGGGTTCGAGCTGGACGCCGAGACGGGCCGCGTGGTTGCCCTCTGCGCGATCGATAACCTCATGAAAGGCGCAGCGGGCACGGCCGTACAGTGCATGAACTTAATGTGTGGTTTCCCAGAGACGATGGGACTGGAATTCACCGGACTGCATCCCTGA
- a CDS encoding HAD family hydrolase: MTLRAVTFDFWGTLYQARFDGISREPRTDILQRYLARQGYDFSREQLRAALDESFQRANEIWLSEQRTADAPERVGWILKALGVTLSRDTLAEMTKELEEASLAEKITLVPGAAETLHELANHYALGLISDTGMTPGRVLRQLMARDGILDLFGHCTFSDETGRAKPHPRQFLDTLSQLGVPPEEAVHVGDLAATDIVGARSVGMRAVLFTGVTQGQDPSQADAVIASFDELPLILRQLSQAISVPDPWSSL; the protein is encoded by the coding sequence ATGACACTGCGGGCAGTGACCTTCGATTTTTGGGGAACGTTATACCAGGCTCGCTTTGACGGCATTAGTCGCGAGCCACGGACCGACATCTTGCAACGGTATCTGGCTCGGCAAGGTTACGATTTCTCGCGTGAGCAGTTGCGAGCTGCGCTGGATGAGAGTTTTCAGCGCGCCAATGAGATTTGGCTGAGCGAGCAACGCACGGCAGATGCGCCAGAACGCGTAGGATGGATTCTAAAAGCGCTGGGGGTAACGCTATCCCGAGATACCCTCGCCGAGATGACAAAGGAACTGGAAGAGGCATCATTGGCCGAAAAGATCACGCTCGTCCCGGGCGCGGCGGAAACGCTCCATGAGCTGGCCAACCACTACGCGCTAGGGCTGATCTCCGACACAGGGATGACGCCGGGACGTGTGTTGCGCCAGCTCATGGCCCGCGACGGTATCCTCGATTTGTTCGGGCACTGTACGTTTTCGGACGAGACTGGGCGAGCCAAGCCGCACCCGCGCCAGTTCCTGGACACGCTCAGCCAGCTAGGCGTCCCACCGGAAGAGGCAGTACATGTCGGCGATCTAGCGGCGACGGATATCGTGGGAGCTCGCAGCGTGGGGATGCGCGCGGTGCTCTTCACGGGCGTGACCCAGGGACAAGATCCATCGCAGGCTGACGCGGTGATCGCTTCGTTCGATGAGCTGCCGCTTATCCTCCGTCAGCTCTCGCAAGCGATCTCCGTGCCTGATCCATGGAGCAGTTTATGA
- the lysX gene encoding lysine biosynthesis protein LysX, protein MRIGVLCSRIRVEEKLLFEKMEARGIPFDQIDDRRVILDFSRNGWTQYDVILERCITHSRALYSLRILGDLGIPTVNTFEVVNTCGDKLLTNSALVRAGIPTPRTLIAYTPESALEAIERLGYPVVLKPIIGSWGRLLSKINDREAAEAVLEHKEVLGSYQHSIFYIQEYIQKPNRDIRAFVVGGETIAAIYRTASHWITNTARGGVASNCPVTPELNDLCVRAARAVGGGVVAIDVLEDPHRGLLVNEVNHTTEFRNSIAPTGVDIPGHIIDFVLRVAKEGWAAANGWVG, encoded by the coding sequence ATGCGAATTGGCGTTCTCTGCTCGCGCATCCGTGTCGAAGAGAAATTGCTCTTCGAGAAGATGGAGGCGCGCGGGATCCCGTTCGATCAGATTGACGACCGCCGAGTTATCTTGGACTTCAGCCGCAATGGCTGGACCCAGTACGATGTGATCCTGGAGCGCTGCATCACCCATTCGAGAGCGCTCTACTCACTGCGCATCTTGGGCGATCTAGGTATTCCCACGGTCAACACGTTCGAGGTGGTCAACACCTGCGGTGACAAGCTGCTGACGAACTCGGCCCTGGTGCGGGCCGGCATCCCCACGCCGCGAACGCTCATCGCCTATACGCCGGAATCGGCGCTAGAAGCGATCGAGCGGCTCGGATATCCGGTGGTGCTCAAGCCGATCATCGGATCATGGGGACGCCTGCTCTCCAAAATCAATGACCGAGAGGCCGCCGAGGCTGTCCTGGAACACAAAGAGGTCTTAGGCTCCTATCAGCACTCCATCTTTTACATCCAGGAGTACATCCAGAAGCCTAACCGGGACATTCGAGCCTTCGTCGTGGGCGGTGAGACCATCGCTGCCATCTATCGCACCGCTTCACATTGGATCACCAACACCGCGCGCGGCGGCGTGGCCAGCAACTGTCCGGTCACACCGGAGTTAAACGACCTCTGCGTTCGCGCCGCCCGCGCAGTAGGCGGAGGAGTGGTCGCCATTGATGTCTTAGAAGACCCTCATCGGGGCCTGTTGGTCAACGAGGTCAACCACACCACTGAGTTTCGTAATTCGATTGCGCCGACCGGTGTGGATATCCCCGGCCACATCATTGACTTCGTCCTGCGTGTGGCAAAGGAGGGATGGGCAGCTGCTAATGGCTGGGTAGGGTAG
- the lysW gene encoding lysine biosynthesis protein LysW translates to MTDTQTAECPECGAELELGNVVVGEIVECPDCGIELEVLGLNPLELDVAPMEEEDWGE, encoded by the coding sequence ATGACCGATACACAAACTGCCGAGTGCCCCGAGTGTGGGGCCGAGCTGGAGTTGGGCAACGTGGTAGTCGGCGAGATCGTCGAGTGCCCGGATTGCGGCATTGAACTGGAAGTGCTAGGGCTGAATCCGCTGGAGCTGGATGTAGCCCCAATGGAAGAGGAGGACTGGGGCGAATAG
- a CDS encoding isocitrate/isopropylmalate dehydrogenase family protein: MSYRICVVEGDGIGREVIQAAIEVLQASGVALIFELADGGFECFQRRGTALPPETLALARACDATLFGATQSPPGKVDGYRSPILELRQELDLYANLRPVYSLPIPASRPGIDLIIVRENTECLYVRRERSDGDTAVAERVITRRASARIMRTACELAQGRRRHVTVVHKANVLVETDGLFRRTALEVAREFPEVTVDELLVDTAAMRLVQAPETFDVIVTTNLFGDILSDEAAGLVGGLGLVASANVGDGRGLFEPVHGSAPDIAGRGIANPTAAILASALLLEFLGERVAAERVRAAVLSVLANGPHTPDLGGSATTRQVTQAIMSHLGH, from the coding sequence ATGTCCTACCGTATCTGTGTCGTGGAAGGTGACGGCATCGGCCGAGAGGTGATTCAGGCGGCCATTGAGGTGTTGCAGGCCAGCGGCGTAGCTCTCATATTTGAGCTGGCCGACGGGGGCTTTGAGTGTTTCCAGCGACGCGGCACGGCGCTGCCGCCGGAGACGCTGGCATTGGCCCGCGCCTGCGATGCCACGCTCTTTGGTGCTACCCAATCGCCGCCCGGCAAGGTGGACGGATACCGTAGCCCGATCCTGGAATTACGCCAAGAGCTGGACCTCTACGCCAATCTGCGGCCGGTGTATTCGCTGCCCATCCCGGCCAGCCGGCCAGGGATTGACCTGATCATCGTGCGCGAGAACACTGAGTGTCTATACGTACGCCGCGAGCGCAGCGACGGCGATACCGCGGTCGCCGAGCGCGTCATCACCCGACGGGCGTCAGCCCGCATTATGCGCACTGCCTGCGAGCTAGCGCAGGGCCGGCGTCGGCACGTGACTGTGGTGCATAAGGCCAACGTGCTCGTCGAGACAGATGGGCTCTTCCGCCGCACTGCGCTGGAGGTCGCAAGGGAGTTCCCTGAGGTCACCGTGGATGAGTTGCTAGTAGATACGGCAGCCATGCGCCTGGTGCAAGCACCCGAGACTTTCGACGTGATCGTCACCACCAACCTGTTCGGCGATATCCTGAGTGATGAAGCCGCGGGCTTAGTGGGAGGGCTGGGGCTCGTCGCCTCGGCCAACGTGGGCGATGGCCGCGGCCTGTTTGAACCCGTGCACGGCTCGGCGCCGGATATCGCTGGGCGAGGGATCGCCAATCCAACAGCAGCTATCCTGGCCAGCGCGCTTTTGCTCGAATTCCTGGGCGAGCGTGTGGCCGCTGAGCGAGTGCGCGCAGCTGTGTTAAGCGTCCTGGCGAATGGGCCCCATACGCCTGATCTGGGCGGCAGCGCCACTACGCGCCAGGTGACCCAGGCCATTATGAGTCATCTTGGACACTGA